In Morganella morganii, the following are encoded in one genomic region:
- a CDS encoding YggS family pyridoxal phosphate-dependent enzyme, producing the protein MKPIKDNLTEIRERITAAAQKCGRDPHTVTLLAVSKTKPVSALEEAIAAGQTRFGENYVQEGVEKIQYFSANQNLEWHFIGPLQSNKSRLVAEHFDWCHTIDRLKIAQRLSDQRPADKAPLNVLIQINISDENSKSGITLAELPALAEQVAVLPNVCLRGLMAIPAPETDPERQSAVFRQMETAFRELQGKYPQADTLSMGMTDDMDAAITCGSTMVRIGTAIFGARNYSVS; encoded by the coding sequence ATGAAACCAATAAAAGACAATCTGACAGAAATCAGAGAACGTATAACCGCTGCGGCGCAAAAATGCGGCCGCGATCCACACACAGTGACCTTACTTGCCGTCAGTAAAACCAAACCTGTGAGCGCGCTCGAAGAAGCGATAGCTGCCGGACAAACCCGCTTTGGTGAAAACTACGTCCAGGAAGGCGTTGAAAAAATTCAGTATTTCTCTGCGAATCAAAATCTGGAATGGCACTTTATCGGCCCGCTGCAGTCTAATAAAAGCCGTCTGGTTGCGGAGCATTTTGACTGGTGTCATACCATCGACCGGCTGAAAATCGCCCAGCGCCTGAGTGACCAGCGTCCGGCAGATAAAGCACCGCTGAATGTACTTATCCAGATCAATATCAGTGATGAGAACAGTAAATCCGGTATCACCCTTGCGGAATTACCGGCGCTGGCGGAGCAGGTTGCCGTACTGCCGAATGTCTGTCTGCGCGGACTGATGGCAATACCTGCACCGGAAACGGATCCTGAGCGCCAGTCTGCGGTTTTCCGTCAGATGGAAACGGCTTTCCGTGAACTGCAGGGGAAATACCCGCAGGCGGATACGTTATCGATGGGCATGACCGACGATATGGATGCTGCAATTACCTGCGGTTCGACCATGGTACGCATCGGCACTGCAATTTTCGGTGCGCGTAACTATTCTGTATCCTGA
- a CDS encoding siderophore ABC transporter substrate-binding protein: MKKIIPLVLIPFLGFASASALADSAPKYTPNHIAAVADKSPLLTIEHQSGSAKVAQKPSRVVLFDFGVYDTMNKLGLADNVVALPLGNLPSYLKGQVDSKVADAGGMKTPDLAKIAELKPDLIVITGRQGKSFDELNKIAPTVNLGTGGDDYLAAAEANITLIGQLYDIEKKTAEELAALNKTVAQAQEKAAKSGKKVLVMLHNDGKLFPNKQPVVYQVVKAAAVDIPVDPKAEKDKRPLVTPEMVAELNPDVILVIDRSAAIGAGQWDKAAFETDGVKKTNAFKNDKIIVLQPDLWYLSGGGLDSLNRQVQAVESAL, translated from the coding sequence ATGAAAAAGATCATTCCGTTAGTGTTAATTCCGTTTTTAGGCTTTGCCTCCGCTTCTGCGCTGGCTGACTCCGCGCCGAAATATACCCCGAATCATATTGCCGCCGTGGCGGATAAAAGCCCGCTGCTGACCATCGAACATCAGTCGGGCTCTGCGAAAGTGGCACAAAAGCCATCCCGCGTGGTGCTGTTTGACTTTGGTGTGTACGACACCATGAATAAGCTGGGACTGGCTGACAATGTTGTCGCGCTGCCGCTGGGCAATCTGCCGTCATATCTGAAAGGTCAGGTGGACAGCAAAGTCGCTGATGCAGGCGGAATGAAAACGCCGGACCTGGCAAAAATTGCAGAACTGAAGCCGGATCTGATTGTGATCACCGGCCGTCAGGGCAAATCATTTGATGAACTGAACAAAATCGCGCCGACAGTGAACCTCGGTACCGGCGGTGATGATTATCTGGCTGCGGCAGAGGCGAATATTACTCTGATCGGTCAGCTTTATGATATTGAGAAGAAAACCGCAGAAGAACTGGCCGCACTGAATAAAACCGTTGCTCAGGCTCAGGAAAAAGCCGCCAAATCCGGTAAGAAAGTGCTGGTGATGCTGCATAATGACGGTAAATTATTCCCGAATAAACAGCCGGTTGTCTATCAGGTGGTGAAAGCGGCTGCTGTTGATATTCCGGTTGACCCGAAAGCAGAGAAAGATAAACGCCCGCTGGTGACTCCGGAAATGGTGGCAGAGCTGAATCCGGATGTGATTCTGGTGATTGACCGCAGCGCGGCGATTGGTGCAGGGCAGTGGGATAAAGCGGCTTTTGAAACCGATGGTGTGAAAAAGACCAATGCCTTTAAAAATGACAAGATTATCGTGTTACAGCCGGATCTCTGGTATCTCTCCGGCGGCGGGCTGGACAGTCTGAACCGTCAGGTGCAGGCCGTGGAAAGCGCGCTGTAA
- a CDS encoding YggT family protein: MQTLNFVVTTLLHAYATILLLRVWMQWARADFYNPFAQFVVKATQPVVRPLRRIIPAIGPIDTASVLVAYVAVLLKLLFPWFLAGFQGQLGGLMLLVAFFNLLYLAGMTVFWVILARALLSWFSQGRNPVDYVLMQLTEPLMSPFRRIIPPMGGIDFSAMIVIFILYALGYLYNDIVQWIFM, encoded by the coding sequence ATGCAAACACTGAATTTTGTTGTCACCACGCTCCTGCATGCCTATGCCACGATTTTACTGCTGCGTGTCTGGATGCAATGGGCGCGCGCGGACTTTTATAATCCGTTTGCCCAGTTTGTCGTGAAAGCCACACAGCCGGTTGTCCGTCCGCTGCGCCGTATTATTCCGGCTATCGGCCCGATTGATACGGCTTCTGTGCTGGTGGCCTATGTTGCCGTACTGCTGAAACTGCTCTTTCCGTGGTTTCTGGCCGGTTTTCAGGGACAACTCGGCGGGCTGATGCTGTTAGTCGCTTTCTTTAATCTTCTTTATCTTGCAGGTATGACGGTATTCTGGGTGATCCTCGCCCGCGCGCTGCTGAGCTGGTTCAGCCAGGGCCGCAACCCGGTGGATTATGTACTGATGCAGCTGACCGAGCCGCTGATGTCGCCGTTCCGCCGTATCATTCCGCCGATGGGCGGTATTGATTTCTCTGCAATGATTGTCATTTTTATTCTGTATGCACTGGGCTATCTCTATAACGATATTGTTCAGTGGATATTTATGTAA
- the rdgB gene encoding RdgB/HAM1 family non-canonical purine NTP pyrophosphatase translates to MTRKIVLATGNAGKVREMASLLADAGMDVVAQTELGVGSVEETGLTFVENAIIKARHAAKVTGLPAIADDSGISVDYLGGAPGIYSARYAGTDGNDGANIVKLLAALDGVPVAQRQAHFNCVLVYMRHENDPTPIICHGRWAGVIAEQAQGEGGFGYDPVFWLPELNKTAAQLRPEEKQAMSHRGKALALLSEALRNG, encoded by the coding sequence ATGACCCGCAAAATTGTTTTAGCTACCGGCAATGCCGGAAAAGTCCGCGAAATGGCCTCACTGCTGGCGGATGCCGGTATGGATGTGGTGGCACAGACGGAACTGGGAGTCGGCTCCGTTGAGGAAACCGGCCTGACCTTTGTTGAAAATGCCATTATCAAAGCGCGTCACGCAGCAAAAGTAACCGGTTTACCGGCTATTGCGGATGACTCCGGGATTTCCGTCGATTACCTCGGCGGTGCGCCGGGGATCTACTCCGCCCGCTATGCCGGAACTGACGGCAACGACGGCGCCAATATCGTAAAACTGCTGGCCGCCCTTGACGGCGTACCTGTGGCGCAGCGTCAGGCGCACTTCAACTGTGTACTGGTGTATATGCGTCACGAAAATGACCCGACACCGATCATCTGCCACGGCCGCTGGGCCGGTGTGATTGCAGAGCAGGCGCAGGGCGAAGGCGGTTTCGGTTATGATCCTGTCTTCTGGCTGCCTGAACTGAATAAAACTGCCGCGCAGCTGCGTCCGGAAGAGAAACAGGCTATGTCTCACCGCGGCAAAGCGCTGGCACTACTGTCGGAAGCCCTGCGTAATGGGTAA
- the hemW gene encoding radical SAM family heme chaperone HemW, which translates to MGKLPPLSLYIHIPWCVQKCPYCDFNSHALKGEVPHDDYVAHLLADLDADLPLVAGREISTIFIGGGTPSLLSAEAMQTLMDGVRARIPVAADAEVTMEANPGTVEADRFSGYQKAGINRISIGVQSFGDDKLIRLGRIHDAGEAKRAARLAATLGLRSFNLDLMHGLPEQHLGEALSDLRQAIELAPPHLSWYQLTIEPNTSFGSRPPVLPDDDLLWDIFSQGHQLLTQAGYVQYETSAYAKPGFQCQHNLNYWRFGDYLGIGCGAHGKISFADGRILRTVKTKHPRGYMEGRYLDQQNEVATEDRPFEFFMNRFRLLEAMPRRDFTDYTGLPESVVRPQIEAALNAGEISETATHWQITEHGKLFLNTLLERFL; encoded by the coding sequence ATGGGTAAGCTTCCCCCGCTCAGTCTGTATATTCATATCCCGTGGTGTGTTCAGAAGTGCCCTTACTGTGATTTCAACTCTCACGCGCTGAAAGGTGAAGTGCCGCATGATGATTATGTGGCACATCTGCTGGCGGATCTGGATGCCGATCTGCCGCTGGTTGCCGGTCGCGAAATCAGCACTATCTTTATCGGCGGCGGCACCCCCAGCCTGCTGAGTGCGGAAGCGATGCAGACACTGATGGACGGCGTACGTGCCCGTATTCCTGTCGCAGCAGATGCGGAAGTGACCATGGAAGCCAATCCGGGCACTGTGGAAGCCGATCGTTTCAGCGGCTACCAGAAAGCCGGTATCAACCGCATTTCCATTGGAGTGCAGAGCTTCGGTGATGACAAACTGATCCGCCTCGGGCGTATTCACGATGCCGGAGAAGCCAAACGGGCTGCCCGGCTCGCGGCGACACTCGGACTGCGCAGTTTTAACCTCGACCTGATGCACGGGCTGCCGGAGCAGCATCTCGGCGAAGCGCTCAGTGACCTGCGCCAGGCGATTGAACTCGCCCCGCCGCATCTTTCCTGGTATCAGCTGACGATTGAACCGAACACCAGTTTCGGCTCCCGCCCGCCGGTGCTGCCGGATGACGACCTGCTGTGGGATATTTTCTCACAGGGCCATCAGTTACTGACACAGGCCGGTTATGTGCAGTATGAAACCTCCGCGTATGCAAAACCGGGATTTCAGTGTCAGCATAACCTCAACTACTGGCGTTTCGGGGATTACCTCGGGATCGGCTGTGGTGCGCACGGCAAAATTTCGTTTGCTGACGGACGCATTCTGCGGACAGTCAAAACCAAACATCCGCGCGGTTATATGGAAGGGCGCTATCTTGATCAGCAAAATGAGGTGGCAACGGAAGACCGGCCGTTTGAGTTCTTTATGAACCGGTTCCGCCTGCTGGAAGCGATGCCGCGCCGGGATTTCACCGATTATACCGGACTGCCGGAATCCGTGGTTCGTCCGCAGATTGAAGCGGCACTGAATGCCGGTGAGATTTCTGAAACCGCAACCCACTGGCAGATAACCGAACACGGCAAGTTATTCCTCAATACGTTGCTGGAACGGTTTTTATAA